From Campylobacter pinnipediorum subsp. caledonicus:
ATCTAACATTATTACAATAAAAAATTTATTAAATTTATTTAATTTAAAAATAACAAAATAATATATGTAAAAATAAAATCCAAAAGTTTATATAAAATTAAATTATTTTTATATAAACCAATTAATATAAATTAATTAGTTTTTGTTATTTATATGCGTATATAATAAATATTTTTTGTTAGATATATATAATTTTTATATTCTTTCCTTAAAAAATATTATTTTTTTACTGAATTTTATGGCTATTTGTATAACAAAAAAGTTATTTTTTATGTTTTATAGCTGTTTTTATAACTATTTTAATTAAATTTTACTTATAAGATTAAAGTAATATATATTTATAATACTAAAAATGGATATTTAGATAAAAACTTAAAATATAAAATAAAAATTAAACTTTTTTACTAAAAATTATATTATAATTTCAAAATATTTTTTACACAAAGGATATAAAATGGCTACTAGAAAAGAGCATGATTTTATAGGAGAACTTGAAATAGACGACAGTGTCTATTATGGTGTGCAAACATTTAGAGCACTTGAAAATTTTGTAATTAGTGGAAAAACACTAAAAGAATATCCATTTTTCATTAAAGCTTTTGCTCAAATAAAAAAAGCAGCTGCTTTATCAAACAAAGAAGTCGGAGTATTAGAAGCAGACAAAGCTGATTTTTTAGCGAAAGCTTGCGATAAGATAATAAATGGCGAGTTCGCAGATCAATTTGTAGTAGATATGATTCAAGGTGGTGCTGGAACATCAACAAATATGAACTTAAATGAAGTTATTACGAATATCGCGCTTGAACTTATGGGACATAAAAAAGGCGAATACCAATATCTACATCCAAACGACCATACAAATTTAGGTCAAAGCACAAATGACACATATCCTAGTTCTATAAAAGTTGCAGTTTATTCCAAAATGACTGATTTATTAGATGCTATGAACTTATTAAAAGATGAGCTTGAAAAGAAAGCAAAAGAGTTTAAAGATATAATAAAAATGGGAAGAACCGAGCTAGAAGATGCAGTTCCTACAACTCTTGGAAATACATTTAATGCATTTGCAACTTATATAAAAAGCGATATAGAAAAAATTACAGCAGCAAGAGAATCAATGAGATATCTAAATATGGGTGCTACTGCTATAGGAACTGGTATAAATTGCCATCCTGATTACAAAAATGTAATAGAAAAAAAATTAAGTGAGATAGTTGGTGTTGAGTTTAAAAAAGCTAATGATTTTATAGCTGCTACACAAGATACTGCTGATTTTGTTCATGTAAGTGGAGCTTTAAAAACAGCTGCCGTTAGACTAAGTAAAATAGCAAACGATTTGCGTTTAATGAACTCTGGACCAAGATGTGGATTAGGAGAGATAAATTTACCACAAATGCAACCGGGAAGTTCTATAATGCCTGGAAAGGTAAATCCTGTAATATGTGAAGTTGTAGGAGAAGCTTGCTACGAAGTAATAGGTAACGATACAACAATTATGCTTTGTTCTGAAAGAGGAGAATTTGAATTAAATGCTTTTGAACCAGGTATAGCATATGCCTTATTTAATTCACTAATTATATTAGAAAATGCTATGAAAACTATGGCAACAAAAGCTATAAAACATTTAACTGCAAATCCAGAAGCTTGTTTAAAATCAGTGCTTGGTTCTGTAGGTATAGTAACAGCATTTAATCCGCATATAGGATATGAAAAGTCAGCAAGTATTGCAAAAGAAGCTCTAAAAACTGGAAAACCAGTTGGAGAAATATGCCTAGAAAGAGGATATTTAACAAAAGAGGAAATAGATAAAATTTTAGAGCCAAAAAATATGCTAAATCCTAGCATGACAAGATAGTTTTAGTAATTAATCTAAGTGTAACAATAAATTTGCTATTATTTTTACATTGTTTAAAGCAATATTTTAAATAAATTTAAGGAAGGAGATATTACATGGATATAATGTTAATTTTACAAATCATAGTCCTTTTTGGTGGTATCTATTTAGGTGTTAAATTAGGTGGTATGGGCATAGGCTATGCTGGAGGTCTTGGTGTTATTGTATTAACAATTGGTCTTGGCATGAAGCCAGCTAATCTACCTTGGGATGTTATTTTAATCATTGCATCGGTAATATCTGCAATAACAGCTATGCAAGTCGCCGGTGGACTTGATTATATGGTTCAAATAGCAGAAAAGTTTTTAAGAAAAAATCCGAAATACATAAACTATCTAGCACCAATAGTAACATACTTATTAACAGTATTTGCAGGAACTGGACATACTGCATTTTCAATACTACCAGTTATTACAGAAGTTGCGAAAGGACAAAATATAAAGCCATCCGCTCCACTTGCATTATCAGTTGTATCATCTCAAGTAGCAATTACAGCAAGTCCTATAAGCGCTGCTTTTGTTGCTATGACTGGTGTTTGCGAACCACTAGGAGTTAGCTACCCAATATTGTTATTAATTTGTATTTCTACAACATTTGGGGCTTGCTTAATCACGTCTTTTATAGTAAATAAATTTTATGACTTAGATCTTTCAAAAGACCCTATATATCAAGAAAGATTAAAAAAAGGTCTTATAAAAGAGCTAAAAGGACAAGAACATAAAGAACTTCTTCCTTATGCAAAAAGATCAGTTGCAATATTTGGTATAGGTGTTTTAGCTGTTGTTATATATGCACTAGCCATATCAAATAGTATTAAGCTAATAGATCCTGTAATACTTGGTAGAGATGGCGCAATAATGAGCTTTATGCTAACAATAGGTGCATTTATAGTAATATTTTGTAAAGTTGATACGAGCAAACTTTTATCAACTAGCACATTTCAAAGCGGTATGAATGCGTGCATATGTGTTCTTGGTATAGCTTGGCTTGGAAGCACATTTGTTGCTGGACACATAGATTCAATAAAAGAAATAGCATCTGAAGTAGTAACCAAATATCCTTATATATTAGCAATTGCTCTTTATTTTGTAAGTTGTCTTCTTTATTCACAAGCAGCAACAACAAAGATA
This genomic window contains:
- a CDS encoding aspartate ammonia-lyase, which encodes MATRKEHDFIGELEIDDSVYYGVQTFRALENFVISGKTLKEYPFFIKAFAQIKKAAALSNKEVGVLEADKADFLAKACDKIINGEFADQFVVDMIQGGAGTSTNMNLNEVITNIALELMGHKKGEYQYLHPNDHTNLGQSTNDTYPSSIKVAVYSKMTDLLDAMNLLKDELEKKAKEFKDIIKMGRTELEDAVPTTLGNTFNAFATYIKSDIEKITAARESMRYLNMGATAIGTGINCHPDYKNVIEKKLSEIVGVEFKKANDFIAATQDTADFVHVSGALKTAAVRLSKIANDLRLMNSGPRCGLGEINLPQMQPGSSIMPGKVNPVICEVVGEACYEVIGNDTTIMLCSERGEFELNAFEPGIAYALFNSLIILENAMKTMATKAIKHLTANPEACLKSVLGSVGIVTAFNPHIGYEKSASIAKEALKTGKPVGEICLERGYLTKEEIDKILEPKNMLNPSMTR
- a CDS encoding anaerobic C4-dicarboxylate transporter; protein product: MDIMLILQIIVLFGGIYLGVKLGGMGIGYAGGLGVIVLTIGLGMKPANLPWDVILIIASVISAITAMQVAGGLDYMVQIAEKFLRKNPKYINYLAPIVTYLLTVFAGTGHTAFSILPVITEVAKGQNIKPSAPLALSVVSSQVAITASPISAAFVAMTGVCEPLGVSYPILLLICISTTFGACLITSFIVNKFYDLDLSKDPIYQERLKKGLIKELKGQEHKELLPYAKRSVAIFGIGVLAVVIYALAISNSIKLIDPVILGRDGAIMSFMLTIGAFIVIFCKVDTSKLLSTSTFQSGMNACICVLGIAWLGSTFVAGHIDSIKEIASEVVTKYPYILAIALYFVSCLLYSQAATTKIMMPAVAIAMGMTTPENSGQIWILVASFAAVSGLFVLPTYPTTLGAIAMDDTGTTKVGKFIINHSFFIPGTIMVTISVMLGFIVAPILI